In Paenibacillus guangzhouensis, a single window of DNA contains:
- a CDS encoding glutamate-1-semialdehyde 2,1-aminomutase: MNRERSEHWYQEALTHIVGGVNSPSRSFKAVGGGAPVFMERGQGAYFWDVDGNKYIDYLAAYGPIIVGHAHPHVTEAITRAAQNGTLYGTPTTLEVQFAKMLKDAIPSLDKVRFVNSGTEAVMTTIRVARAYTKRNKVIKFAGCYHGHSDLVLVAAGSGPSTLGIPDSAGIPASIAQEVITVPFNDLNALEAALERWGDDVAAVMVEPIVGNFGMVMPAPGFLEGLCRLTRQFGALVIYDEVISAFRFHYGSAQTFAAFDDFAAIEPDLTALGKIIGGGLPIGAYGGRKHIMEQVAPLGPAYQAGTMAGNPASIAAGIACLEVLQAPGTYERMDALAKTLVGGLEDAARKHGVPLTINHIRGSFSTHFCDHPVTNYEEAQQSDGELFAQFFRGMLSQGICLAPSKYEAWFLTTEHTEDDIARTIEAANTAFNHMSVR, encoded by the coding sequence ATGAATCGAGAACGTTCAGAACATTGGTATCAAGAAGCATTAACCCATATCGTCGGCGGAGTGAACAGCCCTTCCCGATCTTTCAAAGCTGTTGGCGGCGGTGCTCCCGTCTTCATGGAACGCGGTCAAGGCGCTTATTTCTGGGACGTCGACGGCAATAAATACATCGACTATCTGGCTGCTTACGGCCCGATTATCGTCGGACACGCACACCCGCATGTCACCGAAGCAATTACGCGCGCAGCACAAAACGGCACCCTGTACGGAACGCCCACGACGCTGGAAGTCCAGTTCGCGAAGATGCTGAAAGATGCGATCCCATCGCTCGATAAAGTACGCTTCGTCAACTCCGGTACGGAAGCGGTGATGACCACCATCCGTGTGGCTCGCGCTTATACGAAACGTAACAAAGTCATTAAATTTGCGGGTTGTTACCACGGGCATTCCGACCTTGTCCTCGTTGCAGCGGGGTCCGGCCCTTCTACCCTTGGCATTCCGGATAGCGCAGGAATTCCAGCGAGCATCGCACAAGAAGTCATCACCGTACCGTTCAATGATTTGAATGCGCTGGAAGCAGCACTTGAGCGCTGGGGCGACGATGTCGCAGCCGTGATGGTCGAGCCGATCGTCGGCAACTTCGGCATGGTCATGCCTGCCCCTGGCTTCTTGGAAGGCCTCTGCCGCCTCACGCGGCAGTTCGGCGCGCTGGTCATTTATGACGAAGTCATCAGCGCGTTCCGCTTCCACTACGGCAGCGCGCAGACGTTCGCTGCGTTTGATGATTTTGCCGCGATTGAGCCGGACCTCACGGCGCTCGGCAAAATCATCGGCGGCGGCTTGCCGATCGGCGCATACGGCGGCCGCAAGCATATTATGGAGCAGGTCGCACCGCTCGGACCTGCGTATCAAGCCGGCACGATGGCAGGCAATCCAGCCTCCATCGCTGCGGGGATCGCGTGCCTGGAGGTCCTGCAGGCACCAGGCACATACGAGCGCATGGACGCGCTCGCCAAGACGCTCGTAGGCGGTCTTGAAGACGCTGCGCGCAAGCATGGCGTGCCTTTGACCATTAATCACATTCGCGGATCGTTCTCCACGCATTTTTGCGACCATCCTGTGACAAACTATGAAGAAGCACAGCAATCCGACGGCGAGCTATTCGCTCAGTTCTTCCGCGGCATGCTGTCCCAAGGCATCTGCCTCGCTCCTTCAAAATATGAAGCCTGGTTCCTGACAACCGAGCACACGGAGGATGACATCGCTAGAACGATCGAAGCTGCGAATACCGCTTTCAATCACATGTCAGTCCGATAA
- a CDS encoding LCP family protein — MSKRAKWITYSSITIVAIVLIFAGIYAFRMYKGLDNMNKKPEDSIFKNNTQVEEVKPPEWTGTERVNILLLGGDSRGLAKNEVPRSDSLMIASVDPVTKRGTLFSILRDTYVDIPDHGKERINAALAIGGPNLAMKTVSDVMGIPIQYYVYVDFKGFIALIDAIGGIDFEVEKDMKYSSKADKHEYDIDLKKGMQHLDGKSALQYVRFRHDAMSDFTRTERQREFLKAVAAKMQTTWSIMKLPDILEQVNPFIETNLTVDDMWKLAALGYDTKVGSSVQIPPMDMISEEKAGGAAVIGVKNFDKLKDFVQETFTKDNAPEPPTATDGGTATTTDTGTTTNGTTDKTDKTDSNTSTSKK; from the coding sequence ATGAGCAAACGGGCAAAGTGGATTACTTACTCCAGCATTACAATAGTTGCTATTGTACTGATTTTTGCCGGCATCTATGCGTTCCGCATGTACAAAGGTCTTGATAATATGAATAAGAAACCCGAGGACTCTATCTTTAAAAATAATACGCAAGTGGAAGAAGTGAAGCCTCCGGAATGGACAGGCACGGAGCGCGTTAACATATTACTCTTAGGCGGCGATTCCCGGGGACTCGCGAAGAACGAGGTGCCTCGTTCCGACTCCTTGATGATTGCCTCAGTGGATCCCGTAACGAAGCGAGGGACATTATTCTCCATCCTTCGGGATACGTACGTTGATATTCCAGACCACGGCAAGGAGCGGATCAATGCTGCGTTAGCGATTGGCGGCCCGAACCTCGCAATGAAGACCGTCAGCGATGTCATGGGGATTCCGATTCAATACTATGTCTACGTCGACTTCAAAGGCTTTATTGCGTTGATCGACGCCATTGGCGGCATTGACTTCGAAGTGGAGAAAGACATGAAATACAGCAGTAAAGCAGACAAACATGAGTATGATATCGATCTTAAAAAAGGGATGCAGCATCTCGATGGGAAATCTGCTCTGCAATACGTTCGTTTCCGCCACGATGCCATGTCGGATTTCACGCGTACGGAACGTCAACGCGAGTTCTTAAAAGCGGTGGCAGCGAAAATGCAAACGACTTGGTCGATCATGAAATTACCAGATATCCTTGAGCAAGTGAATCCGTTCATTGAGACGAACCTTACCGTGGATGATATGTGGAAGCTTGCAGCGCTTGGTTACGATACGAAGGTCGGCAGCAGCGTACAGATTCCTCCGATGGATATGATCTCTGAGGAAAAAGCTGGCGGAGCCGCGGTCATCGGCGTCAAAAACTTCGATAAGCTCAAGGATTTCGTCCAAGAAACCTTCACAAAGGACAATGCGCCAGAACCTCCTACAGCGACAGATGGCGGAACGGCGACAACGACAGACACCGGTACAACGACGAACGGAACGACGGACAAGACAGACAAGACAGACTCGAATACCAGCACATCTAAGAAATGA
- a CDS encoding ABC transporter ATP-binding protein, which translates to MLAIDVKDLRKEFNVQKNREGVKGALLDLFRREYNQVRAVKDISFQIPKGEICGYIGENGAGKSTTIKMLTGILVPTSGDIRVNGFVPYQDREKFVRGIGVVFGQRSQLWWDIGVIESFQLLRKVYRVPEAEFKKRLDELVERLQLQDLLNRPVRKLSLGQRMRCELVASLLHNPSILFLDEPTIGLDIVVKTEIREFLKQMNQRYETTILLTTHDLQDIEALCSRVIMLDDGRIIYDGGLDELKAKWGKGREVQFQFAAPFQLEQLQFLTAGLEVAWSVENEYTAKVWIPLEVNVSDVLSRVVGTTEITDIKIIETNTDDIVREIYKSGSADESKLHLLGEEKVSNG; encoded by the coding sequence GTGTTAGCGATAGATGTCAAAGATTTGCGCAAAGAATTCAACGTGCAGAAGAACCGCGAAGGCGTGAAGGGCGCCCTGCTGGATTTGTTCCGTCGGGAATACAACCAGGTACGTGCGGTCAAAGATATATCCTTCCAGATTCCTAAAGGTGAAATTTGCGGTTATATTGGCGAAAATGGGGCTGGGAAATCAACAACAATTAAGATGCTGACAGGCATTCTCGTCCCGACCTCCGGCGACATTCGCGTGAATGGCTTCGTACCTTATCAAGACCGTGAGAAATTCGTGCGCGGCATTGGGGTCGTCTTCGGCCAACGGAGTCAGTTGTGGTGGGATATCGGCGTGATCGAGTCGTTCCAGCTGCTTCGCAAAGTCTATCGCGTGCCGGAAGCGGAATTTAAGAAGCGGTTGGATGAACTTGTCGAACGACTGCAGCTGCAGGATTTGCTGAACCGTCCCGTACGTAAGCTGAGCCTTGGGCAACGGATGCGTTGTGAGCTCGTTGCTTCCTTATTGCATAACCCGTCGATCTTGTTCTTGGACGAGCCGACGATTGGTCTGGATATTGTGGTGAAGACGGAGATCCGGGAATTTCTCAAACAGATGAACCAGCGTTATGAGACGACGATTCTCCTCACGACGCATGATTTACAGGATATTGAAGCCCTCTGTTCGCGCGTCATTATGCTGGATGATGGGCGAATTATTTATGACGGCGGTCTGGATGAACTGAAGGCGAAGTGGGGCAAAGGACGTGAGGTCCAGTTCCAATTCGCGGCGCCGTTCCAGCTGGAGCAGCTGCAATTCCTAACGGCTGGCCTTGAGGTGGCATGGTCTGTCGAGAACGAATACACCGCCAAAGTCTGGATTCCGCTCGAAGTGAACGTGTCCGATGTGCTGAGCCGCGTCGTCGGTACGACGGAGATTACAGACATTAAGATCATCGAGACGAATACCGACGATATCGTACGCGAGATTTATAAGTCAGGGTCGGCGGACGAATCGAAGCTGCATTTGCTGGGTGAGGAGAAGGTGTCGAATGGTTAG
- a CDS encoding ABC transporter permease: protein MVSAYLDFIRIRFLMMLAYRVNYYSGILIYTLNIGVYYFTWQAIYGSQQTLGGFTVDQMTTYVAVSWMARAFYFNNLDREIANDIRDGSVAIQFIRPYNYVFVKMMQGLGEGLFRLLLFMGPGMIIACLLFPVKLPTDPAAWTAFLFMLLMSFLINSQINIFTGLLSFFVENNEGMMRMKRVLVDLFSGVIVPISLFPGWLSGIMKYLPFQAITFLPSSVFTGRIQGTGIWQVLGIQLLWFAILILPIYLMWRSARHRLFVQGG from the coding sequence ATGGTTAGCGCTTATCTCGATTTCATCCGCATTCGGTTTCTAATGATGCTGGCTTACCGCGTCAATTATTACAGTGGGATTCTCATTTATACCCTCAATATTGGTGTCTATTATTTCACCTGGCAGGCGATCTACGGTTCGCAGCAGACGCTTGGCGGGTTCACGGTCGATCAGATGACGACGTATGTTGCGGTGTCTTGGATGGCCCGCGCATTTTATTTCAATAACTTGGATCGGGAGATCGCGAACGACATTCGGGACGGCAGTGTCGCGATTCAGTTCATCCGGCCGTATAACTATGTCTTCGTCAAAATGATGCAAGGTCTTGGCGAAGGCTTGTTCCGTCTGCTGCTCTTCATGGGCCCGGGGATGATCATCGCATGCCTGCTGTTTCCAGTGAAGCTTCCGACCGATCCAGCCGCGTGGACAGCCTTCCTCTTTATGTTATTAATGAGCTTCTTAATTAATTCGCAAATTAATATCTTTACCGGGTTGCTATCCTTCTTCGTCGAGAACAATGAAGGTATGATGCGGATGAAACGCGTGTTGGTCGATCTATTCTCCGGGGTCATCGTGCCGATTAGTTTGTTCCCAGGCTGGCTGTCAGGCATTATGAAGTATCTGCCGTTCCAAGCGATCACGTTCCTGCCGAGCTCGGTATTTACGGGGCGTATTCAAGGGACAGGCATCTGGCAAGTGCTTGGGATTCAATTGTTATGGTTCGCGATTCTAATTCTTCCGATCTACTTGATGTGGCGCAGCGCTCGGCATCGGTTGTTCGTACAGGGGGGTTAG
- a CDS encoding ABC transporter permease, translating to MVFYTSLIWEYMKNYVKTKLTYRADFWVEVLSDLLFQATNLIFILVIFQHTNSLGGWSEAEVVFVYGYFMIPYGIFMSFINLWGFSERYIVKGEMDRVLTRPAHSLFQVILENIDPPSIIGSFVGAVILGICWAQLDIPFGIVELLVLIVMVIGSVLIYTGVYTALTAISFFSDAPTGILPLMFNIQGYGRYPITIYNRLIQVLLTWVVPFAFVGVYPAAYFLDQEITKSFALLTPVVGIVFFTGGLLFWNYGVRKYRGAGS from the coding sequence ATGGTATTTTACACATCGTTAATCTGGGAATATATGAAGAATTATGTGAAAACAAAGCTGACGTACCGCGCAGACTTCTGGGTCGAGGTGCTGTCGGATCTATTGTTCCAAGCGACGAATTTGATCTTCATCCTCGTCATCTTCCAACATACCAACTCGCTCGGCGGGTGGTCGGAAGCAGAGGTGGTGTTCGTCTACGGATACTTCATGATCCCTTACGGGATTTTTATGTCGTTTATCAATTTATGGGGCTTCAGTGAGCGCTATATTGTCAAAGGGGAGATGGACCGCGTCTTGACGCGACCCGCACATAGCTTATTTCAAGTCATTTTGGAAAATATCGATCCGCCGTCCATCATCGGTTCCTTCGTGGGGGCTGTTATCCTCGGCATTTGTTGGGCCCAGCTCGATATTCCGTTCGGCATTGTGGAGCTGCTCGTGCTGATCGTCATGGTGATTGGTTCTGTCTTGATCTATACTGGCGTGTATACTGCGTTAACGGCGATTTCATTCTTCTCCGACGCACCGACGGGCATCCTGCCGCTGATGTTCAATATCCAGGGATACGGGCGATACCCGATCACGATCTATAATCGACTGATTCAAGTGCTGTTGACGTGGGTCGTGCCGTTCGCCTTTGTCGGCGTCTATCCAGCGGCGTATTTCCTTGATCAGGAGATCACGAAGTCGTTCGCGCTCCTAACACCGGTCGTTGGGATCGTATTCTTTACGGGAGGGCTTCTGTTCTGGAACTATGGCGTACGGAAATATCGCGGGGCCGGGTCATAG
- the bcp gene encoding thioredoxin-dependent thiol peroxidase gives MTDLQLGQRIPDFTLPASNGKQVSLSDYRGKKLVIYFYPKSSTPACTQESCDFRDFRGEFAKYNTEVIGISGDETKAQLKFITKNELPFLLLADTEHDVSRLFGVWQWKKLYGHEFEGIVRSTFLIDEEGRLAGEWRKVRVKGHVDAVLETVKQMGS, from the coding sequence ATGACAGATTTGCAACTGGGACAACGCATTCCTGATTTTACATTGCCCGCATCGAACGGGAAGCAGGTCTCCCTTAGCGATTATCGAGGTAAGAAGCTCGTCATTTATTTTTATCCGAAGAGCTCAACGCCGGCCTGTACGCAGGAATCATGCGATTTCCGCGATTTTCGCGGCGAGTTCGCCAAATATAACACAGAAGTGATCGGGATCAGTGGCGATGAGACGAAGGCGCAGCTGAAGTTCATCACGAAGAACGAGCTTCCGTTCCTGCTGCTCGCGGATACGGAGCACGACGTCAGCAGATTGTTCGGCGTCTGGCAGTGGAAGAAGCTGTACGGGCATGAGTTCGAAGGGATCGTGCGTTCCACTTTCCTGATCGATGAAGAGGGAAGGCTTGCTGGGGAATGGCGTAAGGTGCGCGTCAAAGGGCATGTCGACGCGGTACTGGAGACCGTGAAGCAGATGGGATCTTAG
- a CDS encoding DedA family protein, giving the protein MHHIEQLFHDYGYFVLFFGLLLEFIALPFPGETTMAYAGYLSYMGKLNWMILMIVAFLGTTIGMTITYFVGHAVGMPFIRKYGKWFLLSTAKIEKTEKWFGKYGNGLIFIGYFIPGVRHFTGYFAGIIRLPFRKFAIYAYTGALFWVIVFIWLGKFFGPQWNRVFRLVEHNAVYVVIGVIVLLVIFLVIKYRKRLFGK; this is encoded by the coding sequence ATGCACCATATTGAACAGCTGTTCCATGATTACGGCTATTTCGTACTCTTTTTTGGACTTCTGCTGGAGTTCATTGCGCTGCCTTTTCCCGGGGAGACGACGATGGCTTATGCAGGGTATTTGTCCTATATGGGCAAATTAAATTGGATGATCCTGATGATTGTCGCATTCCTTGGCACAACGATCGGGATGACGATCACTTATTTCGTCGGGCATGCCGTGGGGATGCCCTTTATTCGCAAATACGGCAAGTGGTTCTTATTAAGCACCGCCAAAATCGAAAAAACAGAGAAATGGTTCGGCAAATACGGCAATGGACTTATCTTTATCGGTTATTTCATCCCTGGCGTACGCCATTTCACCGGATACTTCGCAGGCATTATTCGCCTGCCTTTCCGCAAGTTCGCAATCTACGCCTATACCGGCGCGTTGTTTTGGGTGATTGTGTTCATCTGGCTGGGCAAGTTTTTCGGACCGCAGTGGAACCGGGTATTCAGACTTGTGGAGCATAATGCGGTCTATGTGGTGATTGGCGTTATTGTCCTCCTCGTGATCTTCCTGGTGATCAAATACCGAAAGCGGCTGTTCGGCAAATAA
- a CDS encoding polysaccharide deacetylase translates to MKNQRSNRQHVSKSMTWNRRSCAMVLLLLFNYTLFTGIASAEQSAKVLQTKTVYLTFDDGPSKNTSEVLDILAKEKIKATFFVLGQQAAEHPDLVKRIVQEGHQLGNHSYNHAYKPLYTDFREFWRQVIKTEDVLNQIVGQRPTLLRAPGGTYGNFDQNYFDYLGQAGFIVHDWDVDSGDSKRRNVPASEIIKGVKSGPLKTNVTVLLHDGTGHSESVKALPTIIQYYKNNGYQFAALTPEVKPVQFRLASKSKWVKAALSSEEADRMMMQSVNSWPEASSGTVMNRSLPLQIRNGSSTWLLNVEEYQMIRDQFYVSLRTMTSRMGGEITWHETEQTVMIKIGDLQADMNMSKRVAVVKRSDGERTDISLDYVMSNGSIQLNLRDLLEVLNLKVVGYVDDGQKREVTVE, encoded by the coding sequence ATGAAGAATCAACGTAGTAATCGTCAGCATGTAAGCAAAAGTATGACATGGAATCGGAGAAGCTGTGCGATGGTGCTGCTTCTCCTTTTTAACTATACATTGTTTACGGGAATTGCAAGTGCCGAGCAGTCAGCAAAGGTGCTCCAGACGAAGACGGTCTATTTAACATTTGACGACGGACCGAGCAAAAACACTTCAGAAGTTCTGGATATACTGGCCAAAGAAAAGATCAAGGCCACGTTCTTCGTTCTTGGTCAACAGGCAGCGGAGCATCCTGATCTAGTGAAGCGCATCGTCCAGGAAGGGCATCAGCTGGGCAATCACTCTTATAATCATGCATACAAACCATTATATACCGATTTTCGAGAATTTTGGCGACAAGTGATCAAGACAGAAGATGTGCTGAATCAAATTGTGGGACAACGTCCTACCTTGTTACGCGCACCCGGAGGAACGTATGGGAATTTTGATCAGAATTATTTTGATTACCTCGGTCAGGCGGGATTCATCGTACATGATTGGGACGTGGATAGCGGTGATTCGAAGCGCAGAAATGTCCCAGCCTCAGAGATTATTAAAGGGGTCAAATCAGGCCCGCTCAAGACGAATGTCACGGTGCTGCTGCACGACGGGACGGGACATAGCGAGAGCGTGAAGGCACTGCCGACGATCATTCAATATTATAAAAATAACGGCTATCAGTTTGCTGCACTCACACCAGAGGTGAAACCTGTACAGTTCCGGCTCGCGTCGAAGTCGAAATGGGTGAAAGCTGCTTTGTCATCGGAGGAAGCGGATCGCATGATGATGCAAAGTGTCAATTCATGGCCTGAAGCATCCTCGGGAACGGTAATGAACCGATCCTTGCCGTTACAAATCCGAAATGGATCATCGACTTGGCTGCTAAATGTTGAGGAATATCAAATGATCCGCGACCAGTTCTATGTTAGCTTACGGACGATGACAAGCCGAATGGGTGGGGAGATCACGTGGCATGAGACAGAGCAGACCGTGATGATCAAGATTGGGGATCTGCAAGCAGATATGAACATGAGTAAGCGCGTAGCAGTCGTTAAACGATCAGACGGGGAGCGTACAGATATTTCGTTGGATTATGTGATGAGTAATGGGAGCATCCAGTTGAATTTAAGAGATTTGTTGGAAGTATTGAATTTGAAAGTGGTCGGTTATGTCGATGATGGGCAGAAGCGGGAGGTTACGGTGGAATAA
- a CDS encoding AAA family ATPase, which yields MSYSNPILPRQEQLTPFVEQMIARVESVMIGKRDAIMKTFLAMMCGGHVLIEDVPGVGKTMLVRAVAQSIGGSFQRIQFTPDVLPSDITGVSVYNPATLQFEYRPGPLMANVVLADEINRTSPRTQSALLEAMEERRVTVDGVTRRLPEPFVLMATQNPQDFEGTYRLPEAQLDRFLLRIKLGFPEPMEEVELLNRMQQLHPIDALRPLVMAEDIVRMQREVRAVHVDEAIKHYLVLIAQSTRAHADLALGVSPRASLMWMRAAQAHAYMHGRAYVVPDDVKQIAVDVLAHRLALVPQARMMGVHCEELLIQLIRGVPVPMFKSDAGARRA from the coding sequence ATGTCTTATTCAAATCCGATTCTACCTCGTCAAGAACAACTGACGCCATTTGTCGAGCAGATGATTGCGCGCGTCGAGAGCGTGATGATTGGCAAACGCGACGCGATCATGAAGACATTCCTCGCCATGATGTGCGGTGGGCATGTCTTGATTGAAGATGTCCCCGGCGTGGGCAAGACGATGCTGGTTCGCGCGGTAGCGCAATCGATCGGCGGCTCATTCCAGCGGATTCAATTCACGCCTGACGTGCTGCCGTCAGATATTACGGGGGTGTCTGTCTACAACCCAGCAACGTTGCAGTTTGAATATCGACCCGGTCCGCTGATGGCGAATGTGGTGCTCGCCGATGAGATCAACCGCACTTCGCCACGGACGCAATCTGCGCTGCTCGAAGCGATGGAAGAGCGGCGGGTTACGGTCGATGGCGTCACACGGCGGCTGCCTGAGCCTTTCGTGCTGATGGCGACGCAGAACCCGCAGGATTTTGAAGGCACGTACCGGCTGCCGGAGGCGCAGCTGGACCGCTTCTTGCTCCGGATCAAGCTCGGCTTTCCGGAGCCCATGGAAGAGGTGGAGCTGCTGAACCGCATGCAGCAGCTCCACCCCATTGATGCGCTTCGGCCACTCGTGATGGCCGAAGACATCGTGCGCATGCAGCGCGAGGTTCGCGCGGTGCATGTCGATGAGGCGATCAAGCACTATTTGGTGCTGATCGCCCAGTCTACACGAGCGCATGCAGACCTTGCGCTCGGTGTGAGCCCCCGCGCATCGCTGATGTGGATGCGCGCAGCGCAGGCCCATGCGTATATGCATGGGCGCGCCTATGTGGTGCCCGACGACGTAAAACAGATCGCCGTCGACGTTCTGGCCCATCGCTTGGCGCTCGTGCCGCAGGCACGCATGATGGGTGTGCACTGCGAAGAGCTGCTTATTCAGCTCATTCGTGGTGTACCTGTCCCGATGTTCAAATCGGATGCGGGGGCGAGAAGAGCATGA
- a CDS encoding DUF58 domain-containing protein, translated as MRSIGKGIAALACWGAVFAIANYRDGAVEWFLFTVFSCIIGSGLLIQMLALRRVHVVRRMERTRLFAGESFTVTMEVSVNSWIPLFWLTLTERAMPTHGQAGIPPKPVFTHTHLCLPGFRSRITYAYRIHGLARGRYAFADMEVSTGDLFGFFTKKKQVKTKESILIYPARIGWPQALTGYAVPSTKEEQSMYRMGMESATLGTELREYVPGDPWKRIHWKSSAKQRNWQIRLPDRVGESYVCIILDTSSAKQQRFEMKIAWSVARLEQLLAVGTEISLVCPQGDERRTWQLKDVMTAELMQYFAEVQPKEQALLLTTVRHTAMREPRGAVFVIVSERMDQEAAEVAQWLYTQGHPLEWVWVMEHDQLNADEQRWFERMQRLGVTLYRIESKQGLLPTPRGGVEDVSA; from the coding sequence ATGAGATCGATAGGGAAAGGCATCGCGGCACTTGCATGTTGGGGTGCCGTCTTTGCTATAGCAAATTATCGCGATGGGGCGGTGGAATGGTTCTTGTTCACCGTTTTCTCGTGCATTATCGGCTCAGGTCTGCTCATCCAGATGCTCGCGCTGCGAAGGGTCCATGTTGTGCGCCGTATGGAACGGACTCGCCTTTTTGCCGGCGAGTCTTTCACGGTGACGATGGAAGTTTCGGTGAATTCCTGGATTCCGTTGTTCTGGTTAACGCTCACGGAACGCGCCATGCCCACGCATGGGCAAGCTGGCATCCCGCCAAAGCCTGTCTTCACCCACACGCATCTTTGTTTGCCGGGCTTTCGTTCCCGAATAACTTATGCGTATCGTATTCATGGTCTTGCACGCGGTCGATATGCTTTTGCCGATATGGAGGTAAGCACCGGGGACTTATTTGGATTTTTTACGAAAAAGAAGCAGGTGAAGACAAAGGAATCCATTCTCATCTACCCGGCTCGAATCGGTTGGCCGCAGGCGTTAACGGGCTATGCCGTGCCTTCGACCAAAGAAGAGCAGAGCATGTACCGTATGGGCATGGAATCGGCTACGCTCGGGACAGAATTGCGTGAATACGTACCCGGTGATCCGTGGAAACGAATCCACTGGAAGAGCTCGGCAAAGCAGAGGAATTGGCAGATCCGGTTGCCGGATCGTGTAGGAGAGTCCTATGTCTGTATCATATTGGATACCTCGTCAGCCAAGCAGCAGCGATTCGAGATGAAGATAGCTTGGAGCGTCGCACGGCTGGAGCAACTCCTCGCGGTCGGAACGGAAATATCGTTGGTCTGCCCTCAGGGGGATGAACGCCGCACATGGCAGCTGAAGGACGTGATGACGGCGGAACTTATGCAATATTTTGCGGAGGTCCAGCCCAAGGAGCAAGCATTATTATTGACCACGGTCCGGCATACGGCGATGCGCGAGCCGCGAGGTGCGGTATTCGTTATTGTCTCGGAACGGATGGATCAAGAAGCAGCAGAGGTCGCGCAGTGGCTCTATACGCAAGGGCATCCCTTGGAATGGGTGTGGGTTATGGAGCATGATCAGCTCAACGCGGATGAACAACGATGGTTTGAACGCATGCAACGTCTTGGCGTGACCTTATATCGCATTGAGTCGAAGCAGGGACTGCTGCCGACGCCGCGAGGAGGTGTGGAAGATGTCAGCGCATAA